The Rhododendron vialii isolate Sample 1 chromosome 5a, ASM3025357v1 genome contains a region encoding:
- the LOC131327965 gene encoding FAD-linked sulfhydryl oxidase ERV1-like isoform X2, whose translation MSENPFQAIFLNLEKISHGVQTLLSQFAGLSNHQSSPPTNGRRPLFSLASSFNPNPLNASSNSSVLLPKELTNEGKSATPVTKEELGRATWIFLHTLAAQMDILSRMYPCKECADHFKEILRANPVQVGSQAEFSQWLCHVHNVVNRSLGKVVFSCERVDAKWGKLDCEQRTCDLQGNTKIFGDKMQ comes from the exons ATGTCTGAGAATCCATTTCAGGCCATCTTTCTAAACTTGGAGAAAATCTCGCATGGCGTTCAAACCCTTTTGTCCCAGTTCGCCGGGCTTTCCAATCACCAATCATCACCACCCACGAATGGACGGCGGCCTCTCTTTTCTCTCGCGTCATCCTTCAATCCAAACCCATTGAACGCAAGTAGTAACTCCAGTGTTCTCTTACCGAAAGAGCTCACCAACGAG GGAAAATCTGCTACACCTGTAACTAAAGAAGAGCTTGGCAGGGCCACCTGGATTTTTCTCCACACTCTTGCTGCCCAG ATGGATATATTATCTCGAATGTACCCTTGCAAGGAATGTGCAGATCACTTTAAAGAAATTTTGAG AGCAAATCCTGTACAGGTTGGATCTCAAGCTGAGTTTTCCCAGTGGTTATGTCATGTACACAATGTTGTGAACAGAAG CCTAGGCAAGGTGGTGTTCTCATGTGAGCGAGTAGATGCAAAATGGGGCAAATTGGACTGTGAGCAGCGCACATGTGATCTACAAGGAAATACAAAgatttttggtgacaaaatgcAATAG
- the LOC131327965 gene encoding FAD-linked sulfhydryl oxidase ERV1-like isoform X1, with protein sequence MSENPFQAIFLNLEKISHGVQTLLSQFAGLSNHQSSPPTNGRRPLFSLASSFNPNPLNASSNSSVLLPKELTNEGKSATPVTKEELGRATWIFLHTLAAQYPDKPTRQQQKDVKDLMDILSRMYPCKECADHFKEILRANPVQVGSQAEFSQWLCHVHNVVNRSLGKVVFSCERVDAKWGKLDCEQRTCDLQGNTKIFGDKMQ encoded by the exons ATGTCTGAGAATCCATTTCAGGCCATCTTTCTAAACTTGGAGAAAATCTCGCATGGCGTTCAAACCCTTTTGTCCCAGTTCGCCGGGCTTTCCAATCACCAATCATCACCACCCACGAATGGACGGCGGCCTCTCTTTTCTCTCGCGTCATCCTTCAATCCAAACCCATTGAACGCAAGTAGTAACTCCAGTGTTCTCTTACCGAAAGAGCTCACCAACGAG GGAAAATCTGCTACACCTGTAACTAAAGAAGAGCTTGGCAGGGCCACCTGGATTTTTCTCCACACTCTTGCTGCCCAG TATCCGGATAAGCCAACTAGGCAGCAACAGAAGGATGTAAAAGACCTG ATGGATATATTATCTCGAATGTACCCTTGCAAGGAATGTGCAGATCACTTTAAAGAAATTTTGAG AGCAAATCCTGTACAGGTTGGATCTCAAGCTGAGTTTTCCCAGTGGTTATGTCATGTACACAATGTTGTGAACAGAAG CCTAGGCAAGGTGGTGTTCTCATGTGAGCGAGTAGATGCAAAATGGGGCAAATTGGACTGTGAGCAGCGCACATGTGATCTACAAGGAAATACAAAgatttttggtgacaaaatgcAATAG
- the LOC131327966 gene encoding uncharacterized protein LOC131327966 isoform X1 encodes MANEAPSSSSVPLVGEDREDFVHGSESGWVEARTSCDHLAAALSSDLTHIPAPDTHCSRCHHPNENWLCLCCKDVLCSRFINRHMLEHYQETTTHCVALSYSSDLSVWCFSCDAYLDAQVILPLRPVYETAYLLKFGEAPPLRSVEYVVQA; translated from the exons ATGGCGAACGAAGCTCCGTCCTCGTCGTCTGTTCCTCTGGTGGGAGAAGATAGAGAGGATTTCGTACACGGGTCGGAGTCGGGCTGGGTCGAAGCCCGCACCAGTTGCGACCACCTGGCCGCCGCTTTGTCTTCGGATCTCACTCATATCCCCGCCCCAGATACTCACTGCAGCAG GTGCCACCACCCcaatgagaattggctatgttTATGCTGCAAGGATGTTCTTTGTAGCCGTTTTATCAACAGGCACATGCTTGAGCATTATCAGGAGACAACCACTCATTGTGTGGCTCTCAGCTACAG CAGTGATCTGTCCGTTTGGTGTTTCTCCTGTGATGCATATTTGGATGCTCAAGTGATTTTGCCTTTGCGACCCGTTTATGAAACTGCCTACTTGCTGAAATTTGGCGAAGCACCACCGCTGCGGTCAGTTGAATATGTTGTGCAAGCCTGA
- the LOC131326283 gene encoding uncharacterized protein LOC131326283 isoform X3: protein MERFGFKEARMSMLLIRRAPKQVERCMSELAQKIPTSEKHKEHYSTKGGHTGGPSRWVPHPRTGIYYPTGHERVMDDVPDGAASFVESHWLRNTDGVDQKPEADVLFPCNPVTLTKT from the exons ATGGAAAGATTTGGGTTCAAGGAAGCAAGGATGTCAATGCTACTAATTAGGAG GGCACCGAAGCAAGTAGAGCGATGCATGAGCGAGCTGGCCCAAAAAATTCCGACATCTGAGAAACACAAGGAACACTACTCTACCAAGGGTGGCCACACCGGCGGTCCATCGAGATGGGTCCCACATCCTCGCACGGGGATATACTACCCAACGGGTCATGAGCGGGTCATGGACGATGTTCCAGACGGTGCGGCATCGTTTGTTGAGAGTCATTGGCTGAGGAACACCGATGGAGTTGATCAGAAACCAGAAGCTGATGTTTTGTTTCCGTGCAACCCTGTGACTCTTACGAAAACCTAG
- the LOC131326283 gene encoding uncharacterized protein LOC131326283 isoform X2 — protein MERFGFKEARMSMLLIRRIPKQVERSMSKLAAKNQTADKQKEAPKQVERCMSELAQKIPTSEKHKEHYSTKGGHTGGPSRWVPHPRTGIYYPTGHERVMDDVPDGAASFVESHWLRNTDGVDQKPEADVLFPCNPVTLTKT, from the exons ATGGAAAGATTTGGGTTCAAGGAAGCAAGGATGTCAATGCTACTAATTAGGAG GATACCGAAGCAAGTTGAGCGCTCCATGAGCAAGTTGGCCGCCAAAAATCAAACGGCTGATAAACAAAAGGA GGCACCGAAGCAAGTAGAGCGATGCATGAGCGAGCTGGCCCAAAAAATTCCGACATCTGAGAAACACAAGGAACACTACTCTACCAAGGGTGGCCACACCGGCGGTCCATCGAGATGGGTCCCACATCCTCGCACGGGGATATACTACCCAACGGGTCATGAGCGGGTCATGGACGATGTTCCAGACGGTGCGGCATCGTTTGTTGAGAGTCATTGGCTGAGGAACACCGATGGAGTTGATCAGAAACCAGAAGCTGATGTTTTGTTTCCGTGCAACCCTGTGACTCTTACGAAAACCTAG
- the LOC131327967 gene encoding small ribosomal subunit protein uS14z/uS14y/uS14x, with amino-acid sequence MGHSNIWNAHPKNYGPGSRTCRVCGNPHGIIRKYGLMCCRQCFRSNAKEIGFIKYR; translated from the exons atgGGTCACTCGAACATCTGGAACGCGCATCCGAAGAACTACGGCCCCGGCTCTCGCACATG TCGGGTGTGTGGGAACCCTCATGGAATTATCCGAAAGTACGGGCTGATGTGCTGCAGACAGTGCTTCCGCAGCAATGCCAAGGAAATTGGCTTTATTAAG TATCGCTAA
- the LOC131327966 gene encoding uncharacterized protein LOC131327966 isoform X2 → MANEAPSSSSVPLVGEDREDFVHGSESGWVEARTSCDHLAAALSSDLTHIPAPDTHCSRCHHPNENWLCLCCKDVLCSRFINRHMLEHYQETTTHCVALSYSDLSVWCFSCDAYLDAQVILPLRPVYETAYLLKFGEAPPLRSVEYVVQA, encoded by the exons ATGGCGAACGAAGCTCCGTCCTCGTCGTCTGTTCCTCTGGTGGGAGAAGATAGAGAGGATTTCGTACACGGGTCGGAGTCGGGCTGGGTCGAAGCCCGCACCAGTTGCGACCACCTGGCCGCCGCTTTGTCTTCGGATCTCACTCATATCCCCGCCCCAGATACTCACTGCAGCAG GTGCCACCACCCcaatgagaattggctatgttTATGCTGCAAGGATGTTCTTTGTAGCCGTTTTATCAACAGGCACATGCTTGAGCATTATCAGGAGACAACCACTCATTGTGTGGCTCTCAGCTACAG TGATCTGTCCGTTTGGTGTTTCTCCTGTGATGCATATTTGGATGCTCAAGTGATTTTGCCTTTGCGACCCGTTTATGAAACTGCCTACTTGCTGAAATTTGGCGAAGCACCACCGCTGCGGTCAGTTGAATATGTTGTGCAAGCCTGA
- the LOC131326283 gene encoding uncharacterized protein LOC131326283 isoform X1 codes for MERFGFKEARMSMLLIRRIPKQVERSMSKLAAKNQTADKQKDTCRAPKQVERCMSELAQKIPTSEKHKEHYSTKGGHTGGPSRWVPHPRTGIYYPTGHERVMDDVPDGAASFVESHWLRNTDGVDQKPEADVLFPCNPVTLTKT; via the exons ATGGAAAGATTTGGGTTCAAGGAAGCAAGGATGTCAATGCTACTAATTAGGAG GATACCGAAGCAAGTTGAGCGCTCCATGAGCAAGTTGGCCGCCAAAAATCAAACGGCTGATAAACAAAAGGA TACATGCAGGGCACCGAAGCAAGTAGAGCGATGCATGAGCGAGCTGGCCCAAAAAATTCCGACATCTGAGAAACACAAGGAACACTACTCTACCAAGGGTGGCCACACCGGCGGTCCATCGAGATGGGTCCCACATCCTCGCACGGGGATATACTACCCAACGGGTCATGAGCGGGTCATGGACGATGTTCCAGACGGTGCGGCATCGTTTGTTGAGAGTCATTGGCTGAGGAACACCGATGGAGTTGATCAGAAACCAGAAGCTGATGTTTTGTTTCCGTGCAACCCTGTGACTCTTACGAAAACCTAG